A part of Mycolicibacterium sp. TUM20985 genomic DNA contains:
- a CDS encoding AraC family transcriptional regulator — translation MTVSALSDKGLAVAANIGRPVIELRRGGRALAGSYLYEGDGLITGWHSHEVHQIEYAMHGVVEVETDSAHYLLPPQQAAWIPLGLEHQAVMNPDVKTVAVMFDPALITDDAGRARIIAVSPLIREMMIYALRWPIDRVRGDDMSDGFFRTLANLVAEALDHEAPLSLPTSAHPIVAAALAYTKEHLDSATADDVSRAVSVSERTLRRLFQDSLGLSWRTYVLHARMMRAMALLAAPGQSVQATSSAVGFENLSSFTRCFTQFCGETPSAYRKRVVGVRV, via the coding sequence GTGACCGTCTCTGCGCTTTCGGACAAGGGTTTAGCCGTAGCGGCCAACATCGGCAGGCCCGTCATCGAGTTGCGCCGGGGCGGCCGCGCATTGGCCGGGAGCTATCTGTACGAGGGTGACGGGCTCATCACCGGCTGGCACTCGCACGAGGTGCACCAGATCGAGTATGCGATGCACGGCGTCGTCGAAGTGGAGACCGATTCGGCGCACTATCTGCTCCCACCCCAACAGGCAGCGTGGATTCCCCTAGGTCTCGAGCACCAGGCCGTGATGAACCCCGACGTCAAGACCGTCGCGGTGATGTTCGATCCCGCTCTGATCACCGACGACGCGGGTCGAGCCCGCATCATCGCGGTGTCACCGCTCATCCGCGAGATGATGATCTACGCGCTGCGCTGGCCGATCGACCGCGTCAGGGGCGACGACATGTCCGACGGGTTCTTCCGCACACTGGCCAATCTGGTAGCCGAGGCGCTGGATCACGAAGCGCCCCTGAGTCTTCCGACCTCAGCCCATCCGATCGTCGCCGCCGCACTCGCCTACACGAAGGAGCATCTGGATTCGGCGACGGCCGACGACGTCAGCCGCGCCGTGTCGGTGTCCGAGCGCACTCTCCGGCGACTCTTTCAAGACTCCCTCGGATTGTCTTGGCGCACATACGTTTTGCACGCCAGGATGATGCGCGCGATGGCGCTACTCGCGGCACCGGGCCAGTCCGTGCAGGCGACGTCGTCGGCGGTCGGCTTCGAGAACCTGAGCTCGTTCACACGGTGCTTCACGCAGTTCTGCGGCGAGACACCCAGCGCCTACCGCAAGAGGGTCGTCGGCGTCCGGGTGTGA
- a CDS encoding TetR/AcrR family transcriptional regulator, with protein MTLASEPPRVRANALSTADRIRQAALTSFAAHGTAATTMRGVALAAGVSLGLVQHHFANKAGLVKVVDDYVLALVVTELGQPMPDLPADSVAEVGDRVTRIFTEHPDVAGYVGRAMVDGSALGAKLFDALMEVGLKRWNFRAERGEIRPDADLTWAAINGLVLGLGAVSLRAHVDRHLPQPLTTPTELHRWRAATDQLLRGGLFRNDDGAVDGD; from the coding sequence ATGACGTTGGCATCGGAACCCCCGCGAGTTCGCGCGAATGCGCTGTCGACCGCCGACCGGATCCGTCAAGCCGCGTTGACCAGCTTCGCCGCGCACGGCACGGCGGCGACGACGATGCGTGGTGTCGCTTTGGCGGCCGGGGTGTCCCTGGGGTTGGTGCAGCACCACTTCGCGAACAAGGCGGGCCTCGTCAAGGTCGTCGACGACTACGTCCTCGCGCTGGTGGTCACGGAGCTTGGGCAGCCGATGCCGGATTTGCCCGCGGACTCAGTCGCCGAGGTCGGAGACAGGGTGACCCGCATCTTCACCGAGCATCCCGATGTCGCGGGCTACGTCGGCCGCGCAATGGTGGACGGGAGCGCGTTGGGTGCGAAACTCTTCGACGCCCTGATGGAGGTCGGTTTGAAGCGGTGGAACTTTCGCGCCGAGCGCGGGGAGATCCGGCCCGACGCGGATCTGACGTGGGCGGCCATCAATGGGCTGGTGCTCGGTCTCGGTGCCGTCAGCCTGCGTGCGCATGTCGACCGCCACTTGCCGCAACCCTTGACGACGCCGACCGAGCTTCATCGCTGGCGGGCCGCGACGGATCAGCTGCTCCGTGGGGGATTGTTTCGAAACGACGACGGAGCCGTCGACGGCGATTGA
- a CDS encoding WhiB family transcriptional regulator, with the protein MGSLAIDAPTGFACTEDPDRWTTTPDEGAKALCRACPQRWSCAREACATPGAEGVWAGVLIPEVGRGRRFALKQLRNMAERNGSPVRR; encoded by the coding sequence ATGGGATCGCTGGCCATCGACGCACCCACGGGATTTGCCTGCACGGAGGATCCCGACCGGTGGACCACGACGCCCGATGAGGGCGCGAAGGCGTTGTGCCGAGCCTGTCCGCAGCGGTGGTCGTGCGCCCGGGAGGCCTGCGCGACGCCAGGCGCCGAGGGAGTGTGGGCCGGCGTCCTGATACCCGAGGTGGGACGCGGTCGACGCTTCGCCCTCAAACAACTGCGCAACATGGCCGAACGCAACGGGTCCCCCGTCCGGAGGTGA
- a CDS encoding AMP-binding protein, with amino-acid sequence MTSARIDLIHELVSSAASVAPDSAALLTTDGARVTFREFDEQIDSVAAWVDQRTRRGDRVAVIADNGASYARLYYGVPRSARILVLINQRLSPGEQLAQLASAEPTVLLGDQRYLAALPDARQHVPSLEHVVTFGDPQWHVAEQDSGHFVGSVDPDEPAWLLFTSGSTGTPKGVLHTHRSITTAVRGTVAGRSVRTGGVYLLPFPMCHVAGYNMLVHHSARSAVLLVATFRPDAFAAAVNEHRVTSCSLAPTMLHALLAHLEETETELPSLRDIAYGSAAIPADLLRRALTRLGADFHQGYGMTETGGNVSFLGPTEHRAGASGDTSILGSAGRPHDEVEIRIVADAEARSGQEVGEILIRGAQVATAYWPGHRPTTVDGWLHTGDVGRIDDAGRLVVVDRLKDVIITGGENVSSREVEDVLSSHPAVDQVAVVGVPDEYWGEAICAVVVATPGFVPSVDALENHVRSRIAGFKRPRHVLFVDALPATSNGKIAKEAVRQYVRAHVPSATGNTS; translated from the coding sequence ATGACATCCGCCCGCATCGACCTGATCCACGAGCTGGTGTCCTCGGCGGCGTCCGTGGCGCCGGACAGCGCCGCCCTCCTCACCACCGATGGGGCTCGCGTCACGTTCCGTGAGTTCGACGAGCAAATCGATTCCGTCGCAGCCTGGGTGGACCAGCGAACGCGGCGCGGGGACCGTGTGGCCGTCATCGCCGACAACGGCGCGTCCTACGCCCGGCTGTACTACGGCGTCCCCCGCTCCGCGCGCATCCTCGTGCTGATCAACCAGCGCTTGAGCCCCGGTGAGCAGCTCGCTCAATTGGCGTCGGCGGAGCCCACGGTGCTGCTGGGTGACCAGCGCTACCTCGCGGCACTGCCCGACGCCAGGCAGCACGTCCCGTCGCTCGAACACGTGGTGACTTTCGGCGATCCGCAATGGCATGTGGCCGAACAGGATTCGGGGCACTTCGTGGGATCGGTCGACCCCGACGAGCCCGCCTGGCTGCTGTTCACCAGCGGCTCGACCGGGACACCAAAGGGCGTTCTGCACACCCATCGCTCGATCACCACCGCGGTCCGCGGCACCGTAGCCGGTCGGTCGGTGCGCACGGGCGGCGTGTACCTGCTGCCCTTTCCGATGTGTCACGTCGCCGGGTACAACATGCTGGTCCACCACTCGGCGCGCTCGGCCGTGCTGCTCGTCGCCACGTTCCGGCCCGACGCGTTCGCCGCGGCGGTGAACGAGCACCGCGTGACGTCATGCTCCCTGGCACCGACGATGCTGCACGCGTTGCTCGCCCACCTCGAGGAGACGGAGACCGAACTGCCGTCGTTGCGCGACATCGCCTACGGCTCGGCCGCCATTCCCGCTGATCTCCTCCGACGTGCACTCACGCGGCTCGGCGCCGACTTCCATCAGGGCTACGGAATGACCGAAACCGGCGGCAACGTCAGCTTTCTCGGGCCGACGGAGCATCGCGCCGGGGCGAGTGGGGACACGTCGATCCTCGGCAGCGCCGGCCGACCCCACGACGAGGTCGAGATCCGCATCGTCGCAGACGCCGAAGCCCGCAGTGGCCAGGAGGTGGGCGAGATCCTGATCCGCGGCGCGCAGGTCGCCACCGCGTACTGGCCCGGCCATCGCCCGACCACCGTCGACGGCTGGCTGCACACCGGTGACGTCGGGCGCATCGACGACGCAGGCCGGCTCGTCGTGGTCGACAGGCTGAAGGACGTCATCATCACCGGCGGTGAGAACGTGTCCTCCCGTGAGGTCGAGGACGTGCTGTCGAGCCATCCGGCGGTGGACCAGGTCGCCGTGGTCGGCGTTCCCGACGAGTACTGGGGCGAGGCGATCTGCGCCGTCGTCGTCGCGACACCCGGCTTCGTCCCCTCTGTGGACGCGCTGGAGAACCATGTCCGCTCTCGCATAGCCGGTTTCAAACGACCACGCCACGTTCTGTTCGTCGATGCGCTACCCGCGACCAGCAACGGCAAGATCGCCAAGGAGGCCGTGCGGCAGTACGTTCGCGCTCACGTGCCGAGCGCGACGGGGAACACCTCGTAA
- a CDS encoding adenylate/guanylate cyclase domain-containing protein codes for MTQLVLSILLGVSVVVVITLAVLLVVTSRKLANARQGLRRARRDQPRTRRRRRGLAPFAIRKTWRTAEMLRTRGIGATVRNSIEDLAGWANVERPDLARMAADGNVVVVFSDIEGSTELNGALGDREWVKLLQRHEQLVRTCVGAYDGHVVKNQGDGFMLAFAKPEGALRCCVDVQHELVENADRWQNIKVRMGIHMGSSVRRGDDLFGLNVAMAARIAGHADGGEILVSDVVRDAIAHAEGLAVTDAEVVEFKGFSGTYEVFPVALGT; via the coding sequence GTGACGCAACTCGTTCTGTCGATCCTGCTGGGCGTCTCGGTCGTAGTCGTCATCACGCTGGCCGTCCTGCTCGTCGTCACGTCCAGGAAGCTCGCGAACGCACGCCAGGGCCTACGACGAGCGCGCCGCGATCAGCCGCGCACGCGTCGCAGGCGTCGTGGGCTGGCGCCATTTGCGATCAGGAAGACCTGGCGGACGGCGGAGATGTTGCGCACCAGGGGTATCGGTGCCACCGTGAGGAACTCGATCGAGGACCTGGCGGGCTGGGCCAACGTAGAGCGCCCCGACCTGGCGCGGATGGCTGCCGACGGAAACGTCGTGGTGGTGTTCTCCGACATCGAGGGGTCCACGGAACTCAACGGGGCACTCGGGGATCGTGAGTGGGTGAAGCTGCTTCAACGTCACGAGCAGTTGGTCCGAACGTGCGTCGGGGCATACGACGGGCACGTCGTGAAGAATCAGGGCGATGGTTTCATGCTCGCCTTCGCCAAACCCGAGGGTGCCCTGCGCTGCTGTGTCGACGTGCAGCATGAACTCGTCGAGAATGCGGATCGCTGGCAGAACATCAAGGTGCGCATGGGAATTCACATGGGTTCTTCGGTACGTCGCGGCGATGACCTGTTCGGTTTGAACGTCGCGATGGCGGCTCGGATCGCCGGGCATGCCGATGGTGGCGAGATCCTGGTCAGTGACGTCGTACGCGACGCGATCGCACATGCCGAGGGCCTCGCCGTCACGGATGCGGAAGTCGTCGAGTTCAAGGGCTTCAGCGGGACTTACGAGGTGTTCCCCGTCGCGCTCGGCACGTGA
- a CDS encoding histone-like nucleoid-structuring protein Lsr2, with translation MAERILRQLIDDIDGSDISDGAGERVEFSLRGSSYQIDLSPANVAKLEKAIKPYVDAAMKVKAARATRTKVSSNGKASKEQLTAVREWARANGHDVSDRGRIKAEVFEAFEAAH, from the coding sequence GTGGCTGAACGCATTCTTCGTCAACTGATCGATGATATCGACGGTTCCGACATATCCGATGGTGCTGGTGAGCGGGTCGAGTTCTCGCTGCGGGGATCGTCTTACCAAATCGACCTTTCCCCGGCCAATGTCGCGAAGCTCGAAAAGGCGATCAAGCCATACGTGGACGCGGCGATGAAGGTCAAAGCGGCACGCGCCACTCGAACCAAGGTGAGTAGCAACGGAAAGGCGTCGAAGGAGCAACTGACCGCCGTTCGCGAATGGGCACGCGCCAACGGTCACGACGTTTCCGACCGCGGACGTATCAAGGCCGAGGTTTTCGAAGCGTTCGAAGCCGCGCACTAA
- a CDS encoding thiamine-binding protein — protein MIVAFSLTPSTGDETGGVHEAVAEAIRIVRASGLPNETNAMFTNVEGEWDEVMAVVKQAVEAVAAVSPRVGLVLKADIRPGYTGQLSAKVQRVEEALEY, from the coding sequence ATGATCGTTGCGTTCAGCCTGACTCCCTCCACCGGTGACGAGACCGGCGGCGTCCACGAGGCCGTGGCCGAGGCCATCCGCATCGTCCGCGCGTCTGGACTGCCCAACGAGACGAACGCGATGTTCACCAACGTCGAGGGTGAGTGGGACGAGGTGATGGCCGTGGTGAAGCAAGCGGTGGAGGCCGTCGCCGCGGTCTCACCGCGCGTGGGGTTGGTCCTCAAGGCCGACATCCGGCCGGGGTACACCGGTCAACTCAGCGCCAAGGTGCAGCGCGTGGAAGAAGCGCTCGAATACTAG